A stretch of the Hippocampus zosterae strain Florida chromosome 18, ASM2543408v3, whole genome shotgun sequence genome encodes the following:
- the tbx3a gene encoding T-box transcription factor TBX3a isoform X2, producing the protein MNFLMRDPVVQGSSMAYHPFIPHRGPEFAMSAMLGHQPPFFPALALPPSGSLSLPGALGKPIMDQLMGGAADSGLHFSSLGHQAAAAAAAAAAHLRPLKSLEPEEEVEDDPKVHLEAKELWELFHKRGTEMVITKSGRRMFPPFKVRCTGLDKKAKYILLMDIVAADDCRYKFHNSRWMVAGKADPEMPKRMYIHPDSPATGEQWMSKVVNFHKLKLTNNISDKHGFTILNSMHKYQPRFHIVRANDILKLPYSTFRTYVFPETDFIAVTAYQNDKITQLKIDHNPFAKGFRDTGNGRREKRKQLALQSIRSYEEQQKKENGASDDSSGEQAPFKCFGQASSPAVSTVGPPHLKDLCDSDEDSDDESKDGHVKDGPDSSKISTTTEDGKEHDASPLKGHLFGGGGGGGVVVGCGGPTGRTRDGGSPRTERGRADSRQSPITVISSTTRSGEDVKSPSLEPVKEDECRPPGKDAFAPLTVQTEAAHMGHHGHMPNFGFAGGLTGQQFFNHLGGAHPFLLHPGQFNMGGAFSNMAAGMGPLLAAVSTGGVSTMDTSSMASSPQSLAGAPGLPFHLQQHVLASQGLAMSPFGSLFPYPYTYMAAAAAASSAAAASSSSSSSVHRHPFLNAVRPRLRYNPYSLPMTVPDSTLLSTAAAAASASELKGDVLVPASPASAQLDSSTSEVTSRSVSPKLCADKEGANELQSIQRLVSGLDSNQDRSRSGSP; encoded by the exons ATGAACTTCCTGATGAGAGATCCAGTCGTCCAGGGCTCGAGTATGGCATATCATCCGTTTATACCTCACCGGGGTCCGGAATTTGCCATGAGCGCCATGCTGGGCCACCAGCCGCCCTTCTTTCCGGCTCTGGCGCTGCCCCCCAGCGGCTCGCTCTCTCTGCCGGGCGCCCTGGGCAAGCCGATCATGGATCAGCTGATGGGGGGAGCGGCCGACTCCGGGCTGCACTTTTCCTCGCTGGGTCACCAGGCCgccgcggcggccgccgccgccgccgcgcaccTCCGACCGCTCAAGAGCCTGGAGcccgaggaggaggtggaggacgaTCCCAAAGTGCACCTGGAAGCCAAGGAGCTGTGGGAGCTCTTCCACAAGAGGGGCACCGAGATGGTGATCACCAAATCCGGAAG GCGGATGTTCCCCCCCTTCAAAGTGAGATGCACGGGCCTGGACAAGAAGGCCAAGTACATTCTCCTGATGGATATCGTGGCGGCCGACGACTGCAGGTACAAGTTCCACAACTCGCGCTGGATGGTGGCGGGCAAGGCCGACCCGGAGATGCCGAAGAGGATGTACATCCACCCGGACAGCCCCGCCACGGGCGAACAGTGGATGTCCAAGGTGGTCAACTTCCACAAGCTCAAGCTCACCAACAACATCTCCGACAAGCATGGATTT aCCATCTTGAACTCCATGCATAAATATCAGCCTCGCTTTCACATCGTGAGGGCCAACGACATCCTCAAGCTGCCCTACAGCACTTTTAGGACGTACGTGTTCCCCGAGACCGACTTCATCGCGGTGACTGCTTATCAGAACGACAAG ATAACTCAGCTTAAAATCGATCACAACCCTTTCGCCAAAGGCTTCCGTGACACTGGCAACGGCCGGCGGGAAAAGAG GAAACAGTTGGCCCTACAGTCCATCCGCTCGTACGAGGAGCAGCAGAAGAAGGAGAACGGAGCTTCGGATGACTCctccggggagcaggccccctTCAAGTGCTTCGGTCAGGCCTCCTCTCCTGCCGTGTCCACTGTGGGGCCCCCACACCTCAAAG ACTTGTGTGACAGCGACGAGGACAGCGACGACGAGAGCAAAGACGGTCACGTCAAAGACGGTCCGGACTCCAGCAAGATCTCGACTACGACGGAGGACGGCAAAGAGCACGACGCCAGCCCGCTCAAGGGCCACCTGTTcgggggaggcggcggcggcggtgtcgTCGTCGGCTGCGGCGGCCCCACCGGCCGAACCCGAGACGGCGGCAGCCCGAGGACCGAACGAGGCCGGGCGGACTCTCGACAGAGCCCCATCACCGTCATCTCCAGCACCACGCGCTCCGGGGAGGACGTGAAGAGCCCCAGCCTGGAGCCGGTCAAGGAGGACGAGTGCCGGCCGCCGGGCAAGGACGCCTTCGCGCCGTTAACTGTGCAGACGGAGGCCGCGCACATGGGCCATCACGGCCACATGCCCAACTTTGGATTTGCCGGCGGCCTGACGGGACAGCAGTTTTTCAACCACTTGGGGGGCGCGCACCCGTTCCTCCTGCACCCGGGTCAGTTCAACATGGGCGGCGCCTTCTCAAACATGGCCGCGGGCATGGGGCCCCTACTGGCCGCCGTGTCTACGGGAGGGGTGAGCACCATGGACACCAGCAGCATGGCGTCCTCCCCTCAGAGCCTAGCGGGGGCTCCGGGCCTGCCCTTCCATCTGCAGCAACACGTCCTGGCCTCGCag GGTCTGGCCATGTCCCCCTTCGGAAGCCTGTTCCCCTACCCGTATACGTAcatggcggcggccgcggccgcctcTTCCGCAGCCGCCGCCtcgtcctcatcatcatcgtcggtGCACCGGCACCCCTTCTTGAACGCGGTGCGCCCCCGCCTCAGGTACAACCCCTACTCGCTCCCCATGACTGTACCGGACAGCACGCTGCTCAgcacggccgccgccgccgcct
- the tbx3a gene encoding T-box transcription factor TBX3a isoform X1 — MNFLMRDPVVQGSSMAYHPFIPHRGPEFAMSAMLGHQPPFFPALALPPSGSLSLPGALGKPIMDQLMGGAADSGLHFSSLGHQAAAAAAAAAAHLRPLKSLEPEEEVEDDPKVHLEAKELWELFHKRGTEMVITKSGRRMFPPFKVRCTGLDKKAKYILLMDIVAADDCRYKFHNSRWMVAGKADPEMPKRMYIHPDSPATGEQWMSKVVNFHKLKLTNNISDKHGFVSSTNTILNSMHKYQPRFHIVRANDILKLPYSTFRTYVFPETDFIAVTAYQNDKITQLKIDHNPFAKGFRDTGNGRREKRKQLALQSIRSYEEQQKKENGASDDSSGEQAPFKCFGQASSPAVSTVGPPHLKDLCDSDEDSDDESKDGHVKDGPDSSKISTTTEDGKEHDASPLKGHLFGGGGGGGVVVGCGGPTGRTRDGGSPRTERGRADSRQSPITVISSTTRSGEDVKSPSLEPVKEDECRPPGKDAFAPLTVQTEAAHMGHHGHMPNFGFAGGLTGQQFFNHLGGAHPFLLHPGQFNMGGAFSNMAAGMGPLLAAVSTGGVSTMDTSSMASSPQSLAGAPGLPFHLQQHVLASQGLAMSPFGSLFPYPYTYMAAAAAASSAAAASSSSSSSVHRHPFLNAVRPRLRYNPYSLPMTVPDSTLLSTAAAAASASELKGDVLVPASPASAQLDSSTSEVTSRSVSPKLCADKEGANELQSIQRLVSGLDSNQDRSRSGSP, encoded by the exons ATGAACTTCCTGATGAGAGATCCAGTCGTCCAGGGCTCGAGTATGGCATATCATCCGTTTATACCTCACCGGGGTCCGGAATTTGCCATGAGCGCCATGCTGGGCCACCAGCCGCCCTTCTTTCCGGCTCTGGCGCTGCCCCCCAGCGGCTCGCTCTCTCTGCCGGGCGCCCTGGGCAAGCCGATCATGGATCAGCTGATGGGGGGAGCGGCCGACTCCGGGCTGCACTTTTCCTCGCTGGGTCACCAGGCCgccgcggcggccgccgccgccgccgcgcaccTCCGACCGCTCAAGAGCCTGGAGcccgaggaggaggtggaggacgaTCCCAAAGTGCACCTGGAAGCCAAGGAGCTGTGGGAGCTCTTCCACAAGAGGGGCACCGAGATGGTGATCACCAAATCCGGAAG GCGGATGTTCCCCCCCTTCAAAGTGAGATGCACGGGCCTGGACAAGAAGGCCAAGTACATTCTCCTGATGGATATCGTGGCGGCCGACGACTGCAGGTACAAGTTCCACAACTCGCGCTGGATGGTGGCGGGCAAGGCCGACCCGGAGATGCCGAAGAGGATGTACATCCACCCGGACAGCCCCGCCACGGGCGAACAGTGGATGTCCAAGGTGGTCAACTTCCACAAGCTCAAGCTCACCAACAACATCTCCGACAAGCATGGATTTGTAAGTTCCACTAAT aCCATCTTGAACTCCATGCATAAATATCAGCCTCGCTTTCACATCGTGAGGGCCAACGACATCCTCAAGCTGCCCTACAGCACTTTTAGGACGTACGTGTTCCCCGAGACCGACTTCATCGCGGTGACTGCTTATCAGAACGACAAG ATAACTCAGCTTAAAATCGATCACAACCCTTTCGCCAAAGGCTTCCGTGACACTGGCAACGGCCGGCGGGAAAAGAG GAAACAGTTGGCCCTACAGTCCATCCGCTCGTACGAGGAGCAGCAGAAGAAGGAGAACGGAGCTTCGGATGACTCctccggggagcaggccccctTCAAGTGCTTCGGTCAGGCCTCCTCTCCTGCCGTGTCCACTGTGGGGCCCCCACACCTCAAAG ACTTGTGTGACAGCGACGAGGACAGCGACGACGAGAGCAAAGACGGTCACGTCAAAGACGGTCCGGACTCCAGCAAGATCTCGACTACGACGGAGGACGGCAAAGAGCACGACGCCAGCCCGCTCAAGGGCCACCTGTTcgggggaggcggcggcggcggtgtcgTCGTCGGCTGCGGCGGCCCCACCGGCCGAACCCGAGACGGCGGCAGCCCGAGGACCGAACGAGGCCGGGCGGACTCTCGACAGAGCCCCATCACCGTCATCTCCAGCACCACGCGCTCCGGGGAGGACGTGAAGAGCCCCAGCCTGGAGCCGGTCAAGGAGGACGAGTGCCGGCCGCCGGGCAAGGACGCCTTCGCGCCGTTAACTGTGCAGACGGAGGCCGCGCACATGGGCCATCACGGCCACATGCCCAACTTTGGATTTGCCGGCGGCCTGACGGGACAGCAGTTTTTCAACCACTTGGGGGGCGCGCACCCGTTCCTCCTGCACCCGGGTCAGTTCAACATGGGCGGCGCCTTCTCAAACATGGCCGCGGGCATGGGGCCCCTACTGGCCGCCGTGTCTACGGGAGGGGTGAGCACCATGGACACCAGCAGCATGGCGTCCTCCCCTCAGAGCCTAGCGGGGGCTCCGGGCCTGCCCTTCCATCTGCAGCAACACGTCCTGGCCTCGCag GGTCTGGCCATGTCCCCCTTCGGAAGCCTGTTCCCCTACCCGTATACGTAcatggcggcggccgcggccgcctcTTCCGCAGCCGCCGCCtcgtcctcatcatcatcgtcggtGCACCGGCACCCCTTCTTGAACGCGGTGCGCCCCCGCCTCAGGTACAACCCCTACTCGCTCCCCATGACTGTACCGGACAGCACGCTGCTCAgcacggccgccgccgccgcct